The genomic stretch GAGCAAGCCTTCTGGTCCACGGATCGCGTCCTGACCGTCTCCTTCCACAAATACGACAAGGATAACTTCTTCCCAGGCACCGGCGCCCTAGACAGCACCGGACCAACTCACCCACTGAACCCAGGCGCACACCACGCCGTCAACGTCCCCCTCCACGACGGCATCGACGACGAATCCTACATCCGTCTTTTCCGCGAAGTCATCGGCTCCTGCATCTCAACCTACCAACCCGGCGCAATCGTTCTCCAATGCGGCGCCGACTCCCTCGGTTGCGACCGCCTCGGCTGCTTCAACCTCAACGTCGCCGCCCACGGCGCCTGCGTCGCCTACGTCAAAACCTTCGGCCTCCCCCTCCTCGTtgtcggcggcggcggctaCACCCCCCGCAACGTCTCCCGTGCTTGGGCCCACGAAAcctccatcctcatcgacgCCCAAGATACCATCGACCCTAACATCCCCGAAACTGTCGCCTTCCGCAACCACTTTGGCCCAGATTACTCGCTGTTCCCGCCATTGAGCGAGATGCGCAAGCTCGAGAATAAGAACCCGCGCAGCTATCTATCCGGTCTTGTCCAGTCCATTCATGAGCAGTTGCGATATATGCAGGGGGCACCCAGCGTGCAGATGAGTTTTATTCCGCCGGACATTCTGGGTTTGCGGGAGGATacggagaaggagattgaggagcAGATGGCAGAGCAGGACGAGGCGcgggaggaaagagaaggcggTGGGTCTGCGAGTAAGAATAGTCGACGACGAGAGTTGGAGAGGGGTGTTGGGCAGAGGGGGGAATTGTTTTCTGCTtaattcccttcttctctttccttaTTGCGCGCTTCGCTCTGTCTCTGTTGTCGTTGAGTCTATGCATTTTGTCTCTTGGTGTTGGCGGTATTGGCGTTGATCGTGTCGGTTGTATTGTGGTTACTGTACGTGATACCAGTGGAGTTAAATGTACCATCTTAAATATCATATTGCATACAATATACAATCTATTAGTATCTGCTCTAATACAATATGTACGGTTAGAAGAGAATAGAACTAAACGTATTCGATTATATTGTGGAAGAGCACAACTCTTGAACTGCATGTTAGGATAACCACACCACATGACGATAGAAACTCGACAGATTATATGCTCCCATCCGTCCTTCTTATACTCCTATATGTATGCCGACCAACCGACCCTGTATTTTTTGCCATGTGATATACTAATTATAAAGACAGAATATTCAATCGGGTATCCAGTAGAGGTTCGGTAGGGCATATCGGTCGAAACCTGGTTTTGAACGACAAGGGCCTGGAGTCGTAGGGTCCGACAGTACCTTCTGATGTACGGCTAAGTCAGTCAGTCACGTCCCTTCATTTGCTCCGTCACCGCAGGCTAACCACGTTTGTAACTCCGGGTTGCGctaccctttcttttttgcttctcgatcttctctttttttaattcatCTCATTGACCCTCCGAGACCTGTATTTGGTCCGAGATGCGGTCGTTAGATACTAAACCACCGAGATGTGAGTCACACGTATCCCCATGGGAATACGATCAAGGTTTGGCGTCCACGAAGGTGTCAACGTCCGATGTTCGCGTGTCTTTGCGCTGCACCTCTTCGAGCTTTTCACCTCCGGAGGAGGCGGGCTGAGCTGCGCTCGGGGCAGCGCCGTTGTGGTCAGGTGGAGCCGCCTCACGCCCCTCTTTGTGAGGTGGGATTTGGTATTGAGAGGACTCGGTCTGACCTTCTAAGATCGGGGCAATGGATAAAATCTGCTTGGTGGCCAATTCGGGGTTGTGCGCGTCACTGCGACTCTCGTGAGTTTCAAGTAACCACGCGGACCTATAGAGACTTACATCTGTGCGTTGATGATCCAGTcaagatcctcctcgcctTCGTCGGCGCCACCAGGGCCTCCCTGAACCCGACGGAAGAGTTTCGGATGCCATTCCACTCCGTCATTGGCCCGcttggctgcttcttctcgttgGCGATCTtcgatcttcgtcttttcaTCTGTGGCCACCTCGTGGTTTCGCTCTAAGAGTGCCTTGACGGTAGTCTGCCACAACCGCTGCGACTCGCGTTCGCCCTGCTGTGCGATGGGCCGCACCTGAGGAGGGGTATGGGTGGCGGTGCTTGCATTGAACAGAAGTTCCTTCTTATGGGTCTGCGCCAGTTAGATACCCGTAGCTAGTAGATGCCATTTTTGGGGAGTGGGGGCAAACATACCCGGACATCTGTAATGAACATCTCCTTATTCCAGTAGCCCGACAATTCATAGTATACTTGGCCGGTCTCGCTGTTCTTGATCGTCCCCCCGATTTGGTTATAAGCGCCGGTGAAGTAGCCCTTGGTCTTGAACTCGATATCGGCAACTAGTTTGTTCTCCGGGCATCTGACATAGCTGTGGTCACCCAGCTCATATTTCATCTTTCCGATTAGAATATTCCGAGCGTACATATTCGGCTGAGTCAAGATGCTAGATTTAACGTCAGTAGCGGCGCCACGAACGGAGGCAGACATGAGCGAAACATACTATCGCtcgcccttttccttgttcgaACCTCGATTCAAAAAGCGCAAAACGGCTATTCCCTCCATCAAGCTTCCGGCCGAATTGCCCAAGAACTTGCTTCGGGGGATCAGCGTCCCATCTATCCGGATACTGTGCTCGGGAGCCATGAAGAAATAGCTCGATTTGGGTGGGTGGTGCGAGGTTTGTTCAGCGATATAATATCCGCGGGTTCCATCCGGATAATCCCAGTAGCCAGTGAAGGTTTCTCCCAGAATCGGGTTGAGCGGTTTCTTCACACCTCTGTCATAGAGTGTTAGCGAAGGTTCCGG from Aspergillus oryzae RIB40 DNA, chromosome 1 encodes the following:
- a CDS encoding OSBP family protein (oxysterol-binding protein); this encodes MYPVRAVGVMSAAFVIPSHGQVTTDHYCRSSGSRTGSLSNADLSVLSHIISQLRPGADLSRVVLPTFILEPRSMLERITNFMAHPETLLPMPTVDDPLERFVSVVKFYLSGWHIKPPGVKKPLNPILGETFTGYWDYPDGTRGYYIAEQTSHHPPKSSYFFMAPEHSIRIDGTLIPRSKFLGNSAGSLMEGIAVLRFLNRGSNKEKGERYILTQPNMYARNILIGKMKYELGDHSYVRCPENKLVADIEFKTKGYFTGAYNQIGGTIKNSETGQVYYELSGYWNKEMFITDVRTHKKELLFNASTATHTPPQVRPIAQQGERESQRLWQTTVKALLERNHEVATDEKTKIEDRQREEAAKRANDGVEWHPKLFRRVQGGPGGADEGEEDLDWIINAQIDAHNPELATKQILSIAPILEGQTESSQYQIPPHKEGRLGGSMR